A single region of the Oryzias latipes chromosome 19, ASM223467v1 genome encodes:
- the LOC110014869 gene encoding uncharacterized protein LOC110014869 encodes MNMATNIPKAVILKIILPDDSCQRLTLSRGLPASIEDLIDEVKKQCGLDGSLKLQFMDSLFGNEFLNLTSVSEVEDKGTLKVIRVSKPTAMHSKESSVSNPLQGSSPPSTNHSFPSSGSVDTDILSSSESSSSRSSWPAFFHVPKFSYDAELQLQQAGFTYVQSGTVLIPDPKLKSAILDGLVQEIVQYKVYVSDKEMDQVAHSLIQKHPCLTERGSSTGYGGWKTSLKYKLSNYRTQLRKLGCPEVTVNTLKNKPAGKRTAAFGVKKAKRAEVNFCPMYPSEETEDSLEAMQKSLLLDMKKKNNRDVVKNKMERTFAHRRHEVVRDAPMVKDFMARWPALFDVIEINAEFKRITTVPLQSQFMSQLDIYSENLTGLFKKRGGQLGQRLKTVLAEMDQCNDIDARRECIIKGVCIYMGEDPENLVQEYESMDEDSINDAIEETCVGIYVLKEQASSAEGKDIGVVLEGIKLLQNLENVPMAVAMLFGLMYALNLSYPQNLRYTFEVLQKIIMELNEGELSNKVRALKNRLFQ; translated from the exons ATGAACATGGCGACTAACATCCCAAAGGCTGTGATTCTGAAGATTATTTTGCCTGATGATAGCTGCCAGAGATTGACTCTTTCCAGAGGACTCCCTGCATCTATTGAAGACCTTATCGATGAAGTAAAGAAACAGTGTGGACTGGATGGCAGCCTTAAACTTCAGTTTATGGATTCTCTGTTTGGAAATGAGTTCCTCAACTTGACTTCAGTTTCTGAAGTGGAAGACAAAGGTACTCTCAAAGTCATTCGTGTGTCAAAACCCACCGCAATGCACAGTAAGGAAAGTTCTGTTTCCAACCCACTGCAAGGATCCAGTCCTCCCTCTACAAATCATTCATTCCCGTCCAGTGGATCTGTGGACACAGATATCTTGTCATCCAGCGAGTCTTCAAGTTCACGTTCTTCTTGGCCTGCTTTTTTTCATGTGCCAAAGTTTTCCTATGATGCTGAACTACAACTTCAGCAGGCAGGCTTTACTTATGTTCAGAGTGGTACTGTGCTTATTCCAGATCCCAAGCTGAAGTCTGCCATCCTTGATGGCCTGGTGCAGGAAATTGTGCAGTATAAGGTCTATGTGAGTGATAAAGAGATGGATCAAGTTGCCCACAGTCTTATCCAGAAGCATCCATGTTTAACTGAGAGGGGATCCTCAACTGGATATGGTGGGTGGAAGACtagtttaaaatataaactgtcAAACTATAGAACCCAGCTGAGAAAACTAGGTTGCCCAGAAGTGACTGTGAACACTTTAAAGAACAAACCTGCTGGAAAGCGCACTGCAGCCTTTGGGGTTAAAAAGGCTAAGAgagcagaggtgaatttttgcCCAATGTATCCATCAGAAGAAACTGAGGACAGTCTGGAGGCCATGCAGAAATCTCTCCTCTTAGAcatgaagaagaagaacaacCGGGACGTAGTAAAAAACAAGATGGAACGCACGTTTGCCCATAGAAGACATGAAGTTGTCCGGGATGCACCGATGGTGAAAGATTTCATGGCAAGGTGGCCTGCTCTGTTTGATGTCATTGAG ATTAATGCTGAATTCAAAAGAATCACCACGGTTCCACTACAGTCCCAGTTTATGTCACAACTAGACATCTACTCTGAAAACCTGACgggtctgtttaaaaaaagaggtggTCAACTTGGACAAAGGCTCAAAACAGTTTTAGCAGAAATGGATCAA TGTAATGATATAGATGCCAGACGAGAGTGCATTATTAAAGGAGTCTGCATTTACATGGGTGAAGATCCAGAAAACCTGGTCCAGGAATATGAG AGCATGGATGAAGACTCTATTAATGATGCCATTGAGGAAACCTGCGTGGGTATTTATGTCCTGAAGGAACAAGCTTCGAGTGCCGAGGGTAAAGACATTGGAGTTGTCTTGGAGGGCATCAAGTTGCTACAGAATCTGGAAAATGTGCCAATGGCCGTCGCCATGCTGTTTGGATTGATGTATGCCCTCAACCTCAGCTATCCGCAAAACCTCCGTTACACGTTTGAGGTACTTCAAAAGATAATAATGGAACTGAACGAAGGAGAACTTTCCAACAAGGTTCGTGCTCTGAAAAACAGACTCTTTCAGTGA